One genomic region from Terriglobus aquaticus encodes:
- a CDS encoding RsmE family RNA methyltransferase: MTRRRWIADTWNDERTSAALTGDQAAHLARVLRAQPGQIFDVVAGGFLHRAEVTAVRDDQVTFALHEEREVDNALPIHLLIAVFKFDHLEWAIEKATELGVSRITPVLARRTEKHLAQASAKRVERWRRIAHEAAQQSRRSDVPRIDDAQPLAAALATVDAARRILLAETEEQNTLRNALATSDAEQAIALAIGPEGGWTADEMKKFSDEGWQHVTLGPRILRAETAAIAALAITGAHLT, encoded by the coding sequence ATGACTCGCCGCCGTTGGATCGCTGACACCTGGAATGACGAACGCACCTCCGCCGCTCTCACGGGCGACCAGGCAGCGCACCTCGCGCGCGTGTTGCGTGCTCAGCCCGGGCAGATCTTCGACGTGGTCGCCGGCGGATTTCTGCATCGCGCCGAGGTGACCGCGGTTCGCGACGATCAGGTCACGTTCGCTCTGCACGAAGAGCGCGAAGTCGACAACGCTCTTCCCATTCACTTGCTGATCGCTGTCTTCAAGTTCGATCACCTCGAATGGGCGATCGAAAAGGCGACGGAGCTCGGCGTCTCGCGCATCACGCCCGTCCTCGCGCGCCGGACCGAGAAGCACCTGGCGCAGGCGTCGGCAAAACGCGTGGAACGCTGGCGCCGCATCGCACACGAGGCAGCGCAGCAGTCTCGCCGCTCCGACGTGCCTCGCATCGACGATGCCCAGCCACTCGCCGCAGCCTTAGCCACGGTTGACGCTGCGCGTCGCATTCTCCTGGCAGAAACCGAAGAACAGAACACGCTACGAAATGCGCTGGCGACCTCCGACGCAGAACAGGCGATCGCTCTCGCCATTGGCCCGGAGGGCGGATGGACCGCGGACGAGATGAAAAAGTTCTCCGACGAAGGCTGGCAGCATGTAACGTTGGGGCCGCGCATCCTTCGAGCCGAGACCGCGGCGATAGCGGCTCTGGCGATCACGGGTGCGCACCTCACCTGA
- a CDS encoding tetratricopeptide repeat protein: protein MDKIAMLTEILQQNPTDSFARYGLAMAHLSDGNQDAALAEFNTTIQHNPDYVPAYQMSGQTLAKLHRTDEAKQRLSDGLAAARRTGNQHAASEMQALLDELDLGY from the coding sequence ATGGACAAGATCGCCATGCTCACCGAGATCCTGCAGCAAAACCCAACCGATAGCTTCGCCCGGTATGGCCTCGCCATGGCCCACCTGTCCGACGGCAATCAGGACGCGGCTCTGGCCGAGTTCAACACCACCATCCAGCACAATCCCGATTACGTGCCCGCGTATCAAATGTCAGGCCAGACCCTGGCTAAGCTGCACCGCACCGACGAAGCGAAGCAGCGCCTCTCCGATGGGCTGGCCGCAGCGCGCCGCACCGGCAACCAGCACGCCGCATCCGAAATGCAGGCCCTGCTGGATGAACTCGATCTCGGCTACTAG
- the dnaJ gene encoding molecular chaperone DnaJ, whose translation MAGATMKADYYEVLSVTRTASDSEIKTAYRKLAMQYHPDRNPGDHTAEEKFKECSEAYAVLSDPQKRAAYDRYGHAGVGGPASGGAGGGFPGGFGGFSGNPQDLGDIFGDIFGEMFNMGGAGGRRQSRQQRGRDLRYDMTLEFEESVFGMEREIKVKRAEACTDCRGTGSANGKQPQTCSQCRGAGQVRFQQGFFSVAKTCPKCEGSGVQITDPCPVCRGESRVQREHTLNVKVPAGVEDGTRIRYQGEGEAGKFEGPAGDLYVVLAVKPHKVFTRDGDDLHCVVPISYTQAALGDELEIATLEGPAVLKVPDGTQSGKTFKLRGKGVPHLNSNGKGDLVVEVRVQTPTKLNKQQRDLLRQLGELSSVENTPQSHGIMDRVKEMFS comes from the coding sequence TTGGCGGGAGCAACGATGAAGGCGGATTACTACGAGGTGCTTTCGGTCACCCGGACCGCGTCAGACAGCGAGATCAAGACGGCATATCGCAAGCTGGCGATGCAGTACCATCCGGATCGCAACCCTGGCGATCACACGGCGGAAGAGAAGTTCAAGGAGTGCTCCGAGGCCTACGCCGTGTTGAGCGATCCGCAGAAACGTGCGGCGTATGACCGCTACGGTCACGCGGGTGTTGGCGGGCCGGCCAGCGGCGGAGCGGGCGGAGGATTTCCCGGCGGCTTCGGTGGTTTCAGTGGCAATCCGCAGGACCTGGGCGACATCTTTGGCGACATCTTTGGCGAGATGTTCAACATGGGTGGCGCTGGTGGCCGGCGTCAGTCGCGCCAACAGCGCGGCCGCGATCTTCGCTACGACATGACGCTCGAGTTTGAGGAGTCTGTGTTTGGCATGGAGCGCGAGATCAAGGTGAAGCGCGCGGAAGCCTGCACCGACTGCCGCGGAACGGGCTCGGCGAATGGCAAACAGCCGCAGACGTGTTCGCAGTGCCGCGGCGCCGGCCAGGTGCGTTTTCAGCAGGGCTTCTTCAGTGTTGCGAAGACCTGCCCCAAGTGCGAGGGCAGCGGTGTGCAGATCACTGATCCTTGCCCGGTGTGCCGCGGCGAGTCGCGAGTGCAGCGCGAGCACACACTGAACGTGAAGGTGCCCGCAGGCGTCGAGGACGGAACACGCATTCGCTACCAGGGCGAGGGCGAGGCCGGCAAGTTTGAAGGCCCGGCTGGCGACCTCTACGTGGTGCTTGCGGTGAAGCCGCACAAGGTGTTCACGCGGGATGGCGATGATCTGCACTGCGTTGTGCCGATCAGCTACACGCAGGCGGCGCTGGGTGACGAGCTGGAGATTGCCACGCTGGAAGGCCCAGCGGTGCTGAAGGTGCCGGACGGAACGCAGAGCGGGAAGACGTTTAAGCTGCGCGGAAAAGGTGTGCCACACCTGAATTCGAATGGTAAGGGCGACCTGGTGGTGGAGGTTCGCGTGCAGACGCCGACCAAGCTGAACAAGCAGCAGAGAGATCTGCTACGGCAGTTGGGCGAGCTCAGTTCGGTCGAGAACACTCCGCAGTCGCACGGCATTATGGACCGTGTGAAGGAGATGTTCAGCTAG
- a CDS encoding acyl-CoA thioesterase, whose protein sequence is MSEQQKAQELRATVAESQAERSEIIFPGDTNSLGNLFGGKLMQFVDLVGAVAAYRHARAILVVTASMDHLDFVAPVHVGDLLILKASVNRAFRTSMEVGVKAMVEDPKTRALRHVCSAYVTYVAVDQSGQPVPVPPIVPETEHQKRRYQDAQRRRDGRSDEVARKREIRKTLTMDWHI, encoded by the coding sequence ATGAGCGAGCAGCAGAAGGCGCAAGAGCTTCGCGCCACGGTGGCAGAGTCGCAGGCGGAGCGGAGCGAGATCATTTTCCCGGGCGACACGAACTCGCTGGGCAATCTGTTTGGCGGCAAGCTGATGCAGTTTGTGGACTTGGTGGGCGCGGTGGCTGCGTACCGCCACGCCCGCGCCATCCTGGTGGTAACGGCCAGCATGGACCACCTGGACTTTGTCGCCCCGGTACACGTGGGCGACCTGCTGATCCTGAAGGCGAGCGTGAACCGTGCCTTTCGCACCAGCATGGAAGTTGGCGTGAAGGCGATGGTCGAAGATCCGAAGACCCGCGCGCTGCGGCACGTCTGTTCGGCGTACGTTACTTACGTTGCGGTGGATCAGAGTGGGCAGCCCGTGCCGGTGCCGCCGATTGTGCCGGAAACGGAGCATCAGAAGCGGCGCTACCAGGATGCCCAGCGCCGGCGCGACGGACGGTCCGACGAGGTCGCGCGCAAGCGAGAGATTCGCAAGACGCTGACGATGGACTGGCACATCTAA
- the hrcA gene encoding heat-inducible transcriptional repressor HrcA, with product MAASFQDDAALSQRQRAILTAIVEQYVQSGEPVASQGLAAANGLSSATIRNVMAELVDAGYLEQPHTSAGRVPTARAFRLHVEQLRGGNRIAPAMLAAQSRSTIEARLQGMSGEAFLERTSQVLAGLSRGVGVAMATLQRNDPMEHVHFQRLATRRVLAVVVTRSGMVRDRVLTLEQDLQGKDLEAAARYLNEQFRGWTVEAIRAEIARRAATERDAYQRMRAAAEELWTATVKDAAPAHTVFVEGVSNLLAESVDRGRLREMLAALEAKERVMTLLHAYLGVEHARAIASDSVRVVFDMEAHAPEMQGLVLVAAPALSAGAQMGAVGVIGPQRMDYEATINAVQYVAQLFAETQQPM from the coding sequence ATGGCAGCTTCCTTTCAGGACGATGCGGCGCTTTCGCAGCGGCAGCGGGCGATTCTGACCGCGATCGTGGAGCAGTACGTTCAGAGCGGCGAGCCAGTGGCATCGCAGGGGCTGGCGGCGGCGAACGGCCTCAGCTCGGCGACGATCCGCAACGTCATGGCGGAGTTGGTGGACGCCGGGTACCTGGAGCAGCCACACACCTCGGCTGGCCGGGTGCCGACCGCGCGGGCGTTTCGGCTGCACGTGGAGCAGTTGCGAGGTGGCAACCGGATTGCGCCGGCAATGCTTGCTGCACAGTCGCGGAGCACGATCGAGGCTCGATTGCAGGGCATGAGCGGCGAGGCCTTTCTGGAGCGGACGTCGCAGGTGCTGGCGGGCCTGTCTCGGGGTGTGGGCGTGGCCATGGCGACCCTGCAGCGCAACGATCCCATGGAGCATGTGCACTTCCAACGGCTGGCGACGCGGAGAGTGCTGGCCGTGGTGGTTACGCGGTCAGGAATGGTGCGGGATCGCGTGCTTACGCTGGAGCAGGATCTGCAGGGCAAGGATCTTGAAGCTGCGGCGCGCTATCTGAATGAACAGTTCCGCGGCTGGACCGTGGAAGCGATTCGTGCGGAGATTGCGCGGCGTGCTGCAACGGAGCGCGACGCGTACCAGCGGATGCGTGCCGCGGCCGAAGAGCTGTGGACCGCGACGGTGAAGGATGCTGCGCCGGCGCACACGGTGTTTGTGGAAGGCGTGAGCAATCTGCTGGCGGAATCGGTGGACCGCGGCCGTCTGCGCGAGATGCTGGCTGCGCTGGAGGCCAAGGAGCGCGTGATGACGTTGTTGCACGCGTACCTGGGCGTAGAGCATGCGCGCGCGATTGCCAGCGATTCGGTTCGCGTGGTGTTTGACATGGAGGCACATGCGCCGGAGATGCAGGGGCTGGTGCTGGTAGCGGCGCCCGCGCTGAGTGCCGGTGCCCAGATGGGCGCGGTGGGAGTGATCGGCCCGCAGCGCATGGACTACGAAGCAACGATCAATGCAGTGCAGTACGTGGCGCAGTTGTTTGCGGAAACGCAACAGCCGATGTAG
- the ftsW gene encoding putative lipid II flippase FtsW translates to MAKRVGVDKWLFGTVLTLVLFGLVMVFSASAMLAKAQYGTPYTFAMNQAVWAVLGIVALFVLMKVDYRKYNNPRIIFPAVAINMLLLLMVFFMGAVNGAHRWVRVAGLTMQPSELSKPIIVLFLSYFLQTRIHQMDDWKHTILRAAAPPLLLVALILKEPDLGTSMVCVGVTALMLYLAGADFKYFFYAAIPGGFILYWMLFHVAWRRARMLAFWNPEADPRGTGFHILQSLIAVGTGGFHGLGLMEGRQKLFYIPEPHTDFIYATICEELGILGALALVGLFCFFGYRGLRAAILSTDPFARFLAFGLTTMILIQAFFNISVVLALVPTKGIPLPFISSGGTAVFITLASMGVLLNITREID, encoded by the coding sequence ATGGCAAAGCGCGTTGGCGTCGATAAATGGCTCTTTGGCACCGTGCTCACGCTGGTGCTGTTCGGGCTGGTCATGGTCTTCTCCGCGTCGGCCATGCTGGCCAAGGCGCAGTACGGTACGCCCTACACCTTTGCCATGAACCAGGCGGTCTGGGCCGTGCTGGGCATCGTTGCCCTGTTTGTGCTCATGAAGGTGGACTACCGCAAGTACAACAACCCGCGCATCATCTTCCCCGCGGTCGCGATCAACATGCTCCTGCTGCTCATGGTCTTCTTCATGGGCGCGGTCAACGGAGCGCATCGCTGGGTCCGCGTCGCCGGCCTGACCATGCAACCGTCCGAGCTGTCGAAGCCCATCATCGTCCTCTTCCTCAGCTACTTTCTGCAGACGCGCATCCACCAGATGGACGACTGGAAGCACACCATTCTGCGTGCGGCCGCACCGCCGCTGCTACTCGTCGCGCTCATTCTGAAGGAGCCCGACCTCGGCACCAGCATGGTCTGCGTCGGCGTGACCGCGCTCATGCTCTACCTGGCCGGAGCGGACTTCAAATACTTCTTCTACGCCGCGATCCCGGGCGGCTTCATTCTCTACTGGATGCTGTTTCACGTGGCGTGGCGCCGCGCCCGCATGCTCGCCTTCTGGAACCCGGAGGCCGACCCGCGCGGCACCGGCTTCCACATCCTGCAATCCCTCATCGCGGTGGGCACCGGCGGCTTCCACGGCCTCGGCCTGATGGAAGGCCGGCAGAAGCTCTTCTATATCCCCGAGCCGCACACCGACTTCATCTACGCCACCATCTGCGAAGAGCTCGGGATTCTCGGCGCCCTGGCTCTCGTCGGCCTGTTCTGCTTCTTTGGCTACCGCGGCCTGCGCGCGGCGATCCTCTCGACCGACCCGTTCGCACGCTTCCTTGCCTTCGGTCTCACGACCATGATCCTGATCCAGGCGTTCTTCAACATCTCGGTCGTCCTGGCGCTGGTCCCCACCAAGGGAATCCCGCTTCCGTTTATCTCGTCCGGCGGTACAGCCGTCTTCATCACGCTCGCCAGCATGGGTGTCCTGCTCAACATCACGCGCGAGATCGATTAG
- a CDS encoding Mrp/NBP35 family ATP-binding protein yields MGHMGHGAPQGGQQQGPQALPGIEHVVAIGSGKGGVGKTTMSVNLAIALAKLGKRVGLVDADIYGPNVPTMMGQTRQPSIVGDNRIVPLESFGVKFMSVGLISPGDKPLVMRGPMLHQIIRQFLQQVEWGELDYLLIDLPPGTGDVVISLVQTVPLTGAVVVSTGSAVALQDARKALEMFHQVNVEVLGLVENMSQMRLPDGTVLDVFGAGGTVATARQYNLEFLGSVDLDPSIREGGDRGMPAALGGEDDARGAAYFQVARAVMDRVDEVSEEQGGVFEVL; encoded by the coding sequence ATGGGACACATGGGACACGGTGCGCCGCAGGGTGGCCAGCAGCAGGGTCCACAGGCGCTGCCCGGCATTGAACATGTTGTTGCGATTGGCAGCGGCAAAGGCGGCGTGGGCAAAACCACGATGAGCGTGAACCTGGCGATTGCGCTGGCCAAGCTTGGCAAGCGCGTGGGCCTGGTGGATGCTGACATCTATGGCCCGAACGTGCCGACCATGATGGGCCAAACGCGGCAGCCGTCCATTGTGGGCGACAACCGGATCGTGCCGCTGGAGAGCTTCGGCGTGAAGTTCATGTCGGTCGGGCTGATCTCTCCCGGCGACAAGCCGCTGGTGATGCGTGGGCCGATGCTGCACCAGATCATCCGCCAGTTCTTGCAGCAGGTAGAGTGGGGCGAGCTGGACTACCTCTTGATCGACCTGCCGCCGGGAACAGGCGACGTGGTGATCTCGCTGGTGCAGACGGTCCCGCTGACCGGGGCCGTGGTGGTGAGTACCGGCTCTGCGGTGGCGCTGCAAGATGCGCGCAAAGCGCTCGAAATGTTCCATCAGGTGAACGTCGAGGTGCTGGGGCTGGTCGAGAACATGTCGCAGATGCGCCTGCCTGATGGCACCGTGCTGGACGTGTTTGGAGCCGGCGGCACGGTGGCGACTGCGCGGCAGTACAACCTGGAGTTTCTGGGATCCGTCGATCTCGACCCGTCGATCCGCGAGGGCGGGGACCGAGGCATGCCTGCGGCCCTGGGCGGAGAAGACGATGCCCGGGGAGCAGCATACTTTCAGGTTGCGCGGGCTGTGATGGACCGCGTGGACGAGGTTTCGGAAGAGCAGGGCGGCGTTTTCGAAGTCCTCTAG
- the grpE gene encoding nucleotide exchange factor GrpE, whose amino-acid sequence MNEVNEPVIAADEELQGAVEGEAMDAGSAAEAPTVTEAEYEQVKRERDQLLDRIARLQAEFENARRREAKERMEFRDYALGQAAEGLLPVLDNFDLALKSNGSPEQFRAGVDLIAKQLDEAVRGLGLTHVETVGTQFDPHVHEALGQVETAEFPDGAVVQEIRRGYKVKDRLLRPALVQVARNSQQREA is encoded by the coding sequence ATGAACGAAGTGAATGAGCCGGTGATTGCGGCAGACGAAGAACTGCAGGGTGCGGTGGAGGGCGAGGCGATGGACGCGGGTTCCGCGGCCGAGGCGCCTACCGTCACAGAGGCTGAGTATGAACAGGTAAAGCGCGAACGCGACCAGTTGCTGGACCGCATCGCCCGGTTGCAGGCCGAGTTCGAGAACGCGCGCCGGCGCGAGGCGAAGGAGCGCATGGAGTTCCGCGACTACGCCCTGGGGCAGGCCGCCGAAGGCTTGCTGCCGGTGCTGGACAATTTTGATTTGGCGCTGAAGTCGAACGGATCGCCCGAGCAGTTCCGCGCGGGCGTGGACCTGATCGCGAAGCAGTTGGATGAAGCGGTGCGCGGGCTGGGTCTGACTCATGTTGAGACCGTGGGTACCCAGTTCGATCCGCACGTGCATGAAGCGCTGGGCCAGGTAGAGACGGCCGAGTTTCCGGATGGTGCGGTTGTTCAGGAAATTCGCCGTGGGTACAAGGTGAAGGATCGTCTCTTGCGTCCTGCGCTGGTGCAGGTAGCACGTAATTCGCAGCAGCGAGAAGCGTAA
- a CDS encoding magnesium chelatase has product MKPNPSLPEHLPQTLGELRQSEWTEARVSRSVKDELRDNLISKVRAGETIFPGIVGYEDTVVPQIVNAVLSRQNFILLGLRGQAKSRILRGLTTLLDPIVPYIAGSEIRDNPYRPLAQSSKLLIAEHGDATPIAWLTPDERFVEKLATPDVTVADLIGDVDPIKAARSGEQLSSELTMHYGLLPRANRGIFAVNEVPDLAGKIQVALFNIMQEGDVQIKGYPVRLQLDVALTFSANPEDYTARGKIVTPLKDRIGSEIRTHYLDSLEQAIAVTEQEAWSTRAALDIHIPRYVREVVEQIAFVAREDKRVDKRSGVSQRLPISVMELVISNAERRALVHNETVAVPRIGDIYTALPGITGKIELEYEGEMRGADTVVRDIIRTAVARTFDGYFADTNTQQIEQWFNLGGTVQLSDATAAEDSLKELQGIQGLFEKLKPLGLEKRANAESLVSAAEFLLEGMTAHKRLSRSEERNFSAAERQSRKDKAQNFGEEVRDRERENAEWQSRNRKRNFN; this is encoded by the coding sequence ATGAAGCCGAATCCATCGCTCCCGGAACACCTGCCGCAAACACTAGGGGAACTTCGCCAGAGCGAGTGGACCGAGGCCCGCGTCTCCCGCTCGGTCAAAGACGAACTGCGAGACAACCTGATCAGCAAGGTACGCGCCGGCGAGACCATCTTTCCCGGCATCGTCGGATACGAAGACACGGTCGTTCCGCAGATCGTCAATGCCGTCCTTTCTCGCCAGAACTTCATTCTGCTCGGCCTGCGCGGTCAGGCAAAGAGCCGCATCCTGCGCGGCCTGACCACGCTGCTCGATCCCATCGTCCCGTACATCGCCGGTTCGGAGATCCGCGACAACCCGTACAGGCCGCTGGCGCAATCGTCCAAGCTGCTCATCGCCGAGCATGGCGACGCGACACCGATCGCCTGGCTCACGCCCGACGAACGCTTCGTCGAAAAGCTCGCAACACCCGACGTCACAGTTGCCGACCTTATCGGTGATGTCGATCCCATCAAGGCCGCGCGTTCGGGCGAGCAGCTCTCCAGCGAACTCACCATGCACTACGGCCTGCTGCCGCGCGCTAATCGCGGCATCTTCGCGGTGAACGAAGTGCCCGACCTCGCAGGCAAGATCCAGGTGGCGCTGTTCAACATCATGCAGGAGGGCGACGTGCAGATCAAAGGCTACCCCGTCCGCCTGCAGCTCGACGTTGCGCTCACCTTCTCGGCCAATCCCGAGGACTACACCGCACGCGGCAAGATCGTCACCCCGCTGAAGGACCGCATCGGCTCTGAAATCCGCACGCACTACCTCGACTCGCTCGAGCAGGCCATCGCGGTCACCGAGCAGGAGGCCTGGTCCACGCGCGCGGCTCTCGACATCCACATCCCCCGCTACGTCCGCGAGGTGGTCGAGCAGATCGCCTTCGTCGCGCGCGAAGACAAGCGCGTCGACAAACGCTCCGGCGTCTCGCAGCGCCTGCCCATCTCGGTGATGGAACTGGTCATCTCCAACGCCGAGCGCCGCGCGTTGGTGCACAACGAGACCGTTGCTGTTCCTCGCATCGGCGACATCTACACCGCCCTGCCAGGCATCACCGGCAAGATCGAGCTGGAGTACGAAGGCGAGATGCGCGGAGCCGACACCGTCGTCCGCGACATCATCCGTACCGCGGTCGCCCGCACCTTCGACGGCTACTTCGCCGACACCAACACTCAGCAGATTGAGCAGTGGTTCAACCTGGGCGGCACGGTCCAACTCTCCGACGCAACCGCGGCCGAGGACTCGCTGAAAGAGCTACAGGGCATTCAGGGTCTCTTCGAAAAGTTGAAGCCGCTTGGCCTGGAAAAGCGGGCCAACGCCGAATCGCTCGTCTCCGCCGCCGAGTTTCTGCTGGAAGGCATGACCGCCCACAAACGCCTGAGCCGGAGCGAAGAGCGTAACTTCTCCGCTGCCGAGCGCCAATCCCGCAAAGATAAGGCGCAGAACTTCGGGGAAGAGGTCCGCGACCGCGAGCGAGAAAACGCGGAGTGGCAAAGCCGCAATCGCAAGCGCAACTTCAATTAG
- a CDS encoding DoxX family protein, with the protein MSVSEAVHPNRPSKAARLTGWILSALIAVFIGSGGINALRGAKFVVDGAAKMGFPASAVTAMGIAEILCVVFFLIPRTAALGAILFTSFFGGAVATHARAGQSNWPVPVLFAVVVWVALILRDPRFHIIRPSQYGRGR; encoded by the coding sequence ATGTCCGTTAGCGAAGCAGTTCACCCCAATCGGCCCAGCAAGGCAGCCCGCCTGACTGGCTGGATTCTTAGCGCACTCATCGCGGTCTTCATCGGCAGCGGAGGCATCAACGCTCTGCGCGGAGCAAAGTTCGTCGTCGATGGCGCGGCGAAGATGGGTTTTCCGGCGAGCGCCGTCACCGCCATGGGCATCGCGGAGATTCTCTGCGTCGTCTTCTTCCTGATCCCGCGCACCGCCGCGCTCGGGGCAATTCTGTTCACAAGTTTCTTCGGAGGCGCCGTGGCGACCCACGCACGTGCGGGCCAGTCCAACTGGCCCGTTCCCGTGCTGTTTGCAGTGGTCGTCTGGGTTGCGCTCATCCTGCGCGACCCGCGATTCCACATTATCCGGCCGTCGCAATACGGCAGAGGCCGCTAG